CCAACGAAGCTACCTTTGCCTTCACAGCTTCCACGCAACCAGCCACGGAAGCTCGTGCAAGTTCCTGGCCGCACTCGTAGTTGTGCTGCCGCTCATTCTGCAAAGCATCGAGCTTTTTCTTCGCAGGATGGCAGGATACAGGGTGCGGGATGAAAGCTTCAATGTAGTAACACATCCGTATGCAGCAGACGTCAACCTGGATCAACGAGAAACATTTAACGCAGCAATACAGCCATATGAAGCAGCCGTCAGCCAGGATGAACACGACAGGTTCAATGCAGTGACGCCACCCTTCAACGACGAAGCGGTGGAGTACGCGGAAGAAAACTGCGTGTATGCTCCCACGCGACCTGAGCAAACACACCGGTACCTCCTGTTGGGTGCGTCCGAGCTCAGCTTCGTCCTATGGGAGGAGTCCCAGCCGTGTTGCGAAAACGATAGCGgcgacggtgaagacgacgacttcTGCGTGCCGACAAAGAGGGATTTCCCTCCCCAGAAAGTTCACGCCTTGCTCAAGTACTGGAGAGAGAAGCGATCAGTGGCGGAAGAGAACTACAAAAGCCACAAGACACCACAACTATCGCCAAAAAATTCAATAGACGAGACTCCACCGCGGGGATATCTTGGAAACAAGCTTGGAGCCGCAAGGAAGGCAATTCAGAAAAAAACGGGCCTGCAGGCATCCTATCGTCGTCTCCAAATGGAGTAGGGCCAAATCTGGCTGATGATCTTTGCACGCACTCTGCACGTGTATATTCTGTGCTTCGTTGACATCATAGTCGGTCCTGCCATCGTGATCTGCAAACTAGGCTTACAAACAGGAACTGAATACTCTGCATCCAACAGCAGCGGGTGGATCCTGCTTCTCAAGCCGACGGTGTCGGAGCGCAACTGGCAGCCACTGCATTTTTGCATGGCACATGGATTACTCCTGCGGAGGAAGGTGGGGCTACCGCGACGACCAACTGGTGGACGAGACGACGCAAAATGAGCTTAGAACGCTGCGCGTGCCTTGATGACGCCGTGAGATGTGCGAGCGGTCGGATAGATCGTAGACATTTTATTGATTTAATAGTATTAGCGCACAGGGACTATTGATACGTTTGTGAACTCGCCGCATTCAATAATCGCTTTTGTTTTGTATTGCCCTTATTCGATGCTATAAAACAACTTTGAATTGACGCGCAGGTCTCGGGAATATCTTTTTACGCTGCCTGCGTTAATCGCAAAAAGCATGACACTGTAACCTTTCGTTGATATCATCGTCGTCCGCCATAGGATCCACTGCAGCTATATAACTTCCGCGCACTGAGGAACATGTTTTCATCACGTCTAAGAACATCTTCATGCCAACTACTACTATTATGCAGTGCAGACCGACTTTTTAAAATGTCTCATGGGGTTTTACTTTTCAAAACTGCGATCtcactatgaggcacgccgtaccggggaactctggattaatttcgcCCTCCTGGCAATCTTTAATGTGcgactaaatctaagtacacgggtgtctttgcatttctcccccatagCGTGTTCCGCGTGTTCCCATAGCTTATCCGCGTGTTCTCACGGATAAGTCGGAATTTTAACTAGGCGAAGGGTTCTTGTAGCGGTTAGATGAATGCTGTATATGATTATTTTAGAGAAGTGGTTAGGCCCTATACGTACCATGTACTTTAAGTCACATTGCTGACCCTTTTCTCAATAGATGTagagagaaaaaggaggaagaaatttagttacagaaaggcagagaggtcgctCAGTAGATGCAGCTATTAAAATAAATATATTGTATCAATATACTCAGCATTTGTTCTTCTTTTTGCTGAAGTATATAGCTAACGTTATATCATTATGCTcgctttttttcaatttttatagTGCTTTGCTCAGTTTTATGCATTGTTAAATAGTAAATGTTTTGTGAAAGAAGAATGCTTCAATACACTACAATAATTATACTGCAGTAGATTTCCTAGTTTGCGCACTAAATACTGAAAAAATAATCTTTGTATTTTCGCTTGCTTAGATTATGGAAAAAATGTTGAACATAATTTATATTCCGAGACAATTGTTTTTAAAATGAAAACATGTCTATTACACAACTAATATGGAAGAAATACGAATTTATGGACTCAATCAATAATCATCAGCAGGGCACTTTCCTTGCCTTTGGGGTCTCCTTCGTGTACTGCTGTGTAGCCCTTTCGATGGGATAAGGTCAATGCTGGTCAATGCTATGTAACCCATCCACTGACTAGCGTCCTGGTGCAACTGAATGACTTCAGGACATTGCATCGGACAATGCTGTCATCATTAAATGTGATAGCGACATCCACTGTAGCTGTTTTCACTATCTCAAGTGCAGGCGACACCTGAGCGCATTCTGATGTTTCCTAACAGCTGAACGTTTCCACCGCAGTTTTCGCACATAGTGCATTAAAGCTCAATGTCAAGCAATGCGTACCCATGGTCGCTAACAGTCAGCATTTCCCAGTCCACTCACGCTTCTGAATGCGCGAGTTCTGAAAACGACGTGCGCCTTGCGTTGGACCCCGCCTGCCCGGCGTTTTGAGGCAAGAACATTTCTTACCATGACGGGCCAACGCATACCGATTTTCGGAGAGGCAGACGCTCTTACAAAACTCACTTTTGTTTGGTCATCTCTTCAGGTTTCAAAATGTAGGCGCCgaagaagaaacaaatcactgtgtGCAAAGATATGACGCCGAACTAATCCACAAGTAAACAATGTGCTCCAGACATAATACTATAGCCAAAGTTTCGGACTCGACCTGGCTCTTGGAAAAGCTACTTCTTGTTGTAGATTTTGCAAAACTAAATCAACAAAAACAGCATTATTTCAGTAAAAAGAATACATTATAACACAGTTTGAAAATAAACCTATAACGGTTCGACTGTTTGTTCTTTATACAAATGTATTTGTTTTAGTTAACCAAAAGCTTTGAAGAAAAAAGCTTAATTATTATGGCACAAGGGGTCTCAAACAGGAACTAACAAAATCTTGCCTATGCTATCGGCAACAAATCGTCGAAATAAATAAACCAAGCTGTTAAGTTATGAAGGCAGTTTCCGGAGTTCGGCACAGGAGTATATTAAGTCATGTATTGTTTATTTTACATATATATGATTTGGTATACGTAATAATTGCAGTGCAAACCTTATTATACATGCCCATAACACCAGCATTTTGATTACTGGTAATAACCTACATAACCTTTAATACATATATAATGGCAATTGTAAAGTACAAGAATTATGAGTATGATCGTTATTTAGTGTCATAAAAATTAATTACATCAATACAAATGCAATTATTTTGAGACCGTCTCAAAATAATTGCATTTGTTTTGATGTAATTAATTTTACAATTAACATTACTGGAGAGTTCATAGTATGAACTCTCCAGTAATGTTCGCGTTTGCAACTGCTTAAGTGTTCATTTAGTAATTTTTAATGCCCAGTGTGTATATAAAATATTTAGTACTTTTACTGTGTGCAACCACTGAAGGAGGCCTGCAGAAAGTGGAGTAGCTTCCGTCATGGCTAAGATACCTCTGAACTTTCCAGCAAATATTGCATTTATGTGCCTGCGACCGTTGAAGTCAGCCAGCCCACAGTAGCCCTcctactaacttcctttgtaccccccccccccccacccttgcaTAGGGCTTTTAAAGTTCTTTTACAGGCCGAGGTGCGTCTGCGAATTATCAGCGCAACTGAAATGGTCTTGTCACTGCACACGAAAGTGTCGACGTTTGCTCTGGGGACCTTTGCCTGAACTTGTTGTGGATGCACAGCGCATTTGCTCTACACCCtaagaacagttgcaccctttggggtgtaaatttgccacagaacaataatcgtcatctgcatgtcttgcttgcgtttcctttcttgaaaaccctgcgctcgttactttcctgtcgagaatgctctgtcatgctgataatgcccatgccgttcgtgacatggaagtaccaggcttgcagcgttaaagaaaggaaatgcgggcaagatcgacagatgacaattatcgttttgtggcagatatacaccccaaagggtgcaactgttttagagTGTTAATGGATGATCATACAACAGCTGTTTGTCATATGACCACTAAACTAGTCTCGAGTAATATTGTTAGTGCCTAATGTAGTTGTGACATCTTAATTTAGCATAACTCGTGTTCGTGTATGTAAATACTGAATATGGACTAGGGCAAGGCTCTGGCAACTTAAAGTGGGTAACATATCAAAACTTTTCAGCAAATTTTGCATTGATGTGCCTGCGACCACGGAagtgagcccacagcaagcctCGTGATAAGTTCCATAGTGGCTCCATTGCGCattcttaaattttcttgctaccaaagtgcatttgtaaagAGTTTGATTAATGTGCACTTTTACTAACCATGGTGCAGTATAAATAACTCCTAATAGCTGAGCTTGTATGGTGAAATTATTGagttttatttgtttgcattAATAGGTTTTACTGAAAACTGCTGATTGCATTTTAGAGTTCAACGAgtgatcttcctgcaactgttttattgaaataaatgctgtataTTTATtgagattgtcaaatgattcagcagcctatagaacttagttctgtagcttcgtCCTTCTTAGCACAAAAGGTATAGGTTGCATGTCTATGTTTTGAATGaatgcatttttatcaagttgtatgtaatgtatttgcttagcgtagcagggaaccatgtgcacaatgcttagtTGCACTGCAGCCTTCGTTTAACGTACTTTGAGATGCAGTGGGCTGCATTCCTGGCTTGTCtcctggtacttcagcttttgcatgacaaaaatatttggtCGCCTTATTGGACCGctgggatggatcttcaagaaccatgcagttccttttcatcattgccCACAAGTCATCACAAAACCAGGCCTAGCTTACtttgttaatggtatgtaaaTTGCAGCAGGCTTGCACTGtagggcccattctgaggaaCGTCCCAATTATGGTAATTTATAATCAATATGGACGCCCTGTGGATATCCTGAATCCCCAACCAAATGTCCCACAAATGTCCTTTGGGCGATTGGTAAAATGTCCCAGAAGCGTCCTACATCCTGACAAAAATGTCCTTAGGATGTATTCGGGgttatgcaataagaataatccgtatttaaacatctcttggacgtcCGAATATCCCATTATGAGGTTCGGGGGACGTTTCTATGAACGTCAATCCCAGGGACGTCCGAATATCCCGTTTTTGATCTCTGCTGGGGATCTGTAGGACGCTGGTGCTTCAATGGgttatcttcaaaggtcctgcggACCTTTGTTCTATGGTTCTTCAAAGTTGTGCGACTTCTGCATATCAGGAGCTTCCCCGAAGACGTCGTCCTCTGGAATGGAGGACGGAGGACCTCCGCGCCCTCATGGCAAGGCGAGTCCCGCGGCGGTAGCCCTGTCCGTGGGAAACCGCGACATCAccgactattggcctcgagctccaccactggaaaagctggcgccactgtcggcgtgacgtgctaggagggatcacgttgacacagcggccgcgtcggctgcttcgggaacgccgaagcgagctgaaaacgagtttaaattccctcgtacgctgcggtcctcatttagtggcgagattttcccgcttcgcgtctctcctttacaacgcttgaaagcactacagtaGGTAGTGGCTgtctttgaaggcgcgcaacatggtaggctactgctcggtgccgcaatgccggacgtatgtaacggaggccggtgtcagccttattcacacgtagccgcaggacaagaagctgcgtgaagcttggctcgcgaaacataaaaccggcaaacagtcatcggctacaactcgggtatgcagcaagcacagacgcgaggaagatttctgctacggcgccgggtctgtgatgtttggaaacgcgcactgagacgctcgccagAGACCGCTGCCCGAGCAATGTCATGACGGTATGGTCTATGAACTTgccgatgctatagatactggcaagttcagtggagtggtaagaagcacattaaaaaaaaaaaagcatggcatatggtcatgtttgtgttatgaattaatgcactggattacaaaaaaggagcagctggaaatcgcacgctgagaacagcgataaacatacagtgcgacgcaaaataatattgaaaggtaaaagaatttagaagaaaaaaaaagattgaaccgtcgcgacggcacatcacagtccccgtaggcgtcgaaatctctacaatgaaattatttttttaacacctctgatagcgcccacgcaacaatggttgcttgtatactgtcaaacgctcatattctgcggcctaaagctcaaggcacggtgcgaaaacgggaacgtggcgaaagcgaaacagtgggcggacaagcatgcagacgcgcagtcggtcgctgcgagtCTATGCGATCGCTGAAtcgaggcttcattctattacgcgccatttagttatacaaacactataagaacatatttcacatagtttgctctcagcgtttagctacatttcacgcaagaagccggttcgggagattccatcgcggcgaccgcgcgcagtggcgttcactgtacgtattcggtaaagagatagcgtctgtaaacgattgtgcgctttcagtttgcccaagattgttatttagacagtaaaaaacttctgtCGTTTCGAaaatacttacagaaatgtccggaagagctcgcgcgtggtgttttcagtgagcgctgacagcaaaacctatgagaagcgcgccgcgtgatccctcacgctacgccagcgaggcgcgcTTCCGATAGAtcgcgactccgtaactcctcgccgccaataggctTCCCGATTCACCTGACAGCTCAACAGCGGCAGAGATGGAATCGGACAGTGATTACACGCTAGTCCAATCGCGCCACTTGAAGCGCAAGCTTCGCCGGACGTCAGCAGGCAGTGATTCTACTGATAAAAGCAGATGTGACGAACGGGTCTTCTCCGTGGGCTACACCCCAACTACAGAAGGTACGAATATGAATTCGTTGAACAGACAATCGCTGACCAAATACTTCGATCGAATAGCCTCAGGACATGTGAGAGAGATCCGCATTAATGCTCGGAAGAACATTCTGACGGTGGACGTGAATTCTCAGGCAGTATTGGAGGCTTTGAAAGGCATTCAAGTGGTTGGCAACATCCCAGTTCTCTCATTTCTAGCATACGGCAAAGATACCTGCACTGGTGTGATATCAGATGTGGACATTGACATAAAGGATGAAGACTTGCGATCTCTTTTATCGTCGACAGTGCGAATCCTCGACATCCACCGATTCGGCCGCTCCCGGTGCATCAAGTTGGTGTTCGAGTCAGACTCTTTACCAGCATCGGTCAAAGTAGGTTATGTGAGGCACTCAGTGCGTCCATATGTACCACGACCGTTACAGTGTCACAACTGTTTCAAACTGGGCCACGTGAGTGCTGTGTGTAAGAATCCTACGTCGTGCCGAAGATGTGGTGGTGCTCATCAGGTAGACTCCTGTGAGACTGACgccatgaaatgtgcaaattgctccggagcccatgaagcgacatccaaggactgccccaaaatggcagaggagaggcaaattctgaaaaaaatggtgagagagaactccacgcacaaggaggctgccgattccgtccgcaagaaaaggcgccggttGCGGCAAAGGCGTCGCCGCTCCCAGAGCAAGCCCCGGGGGaaagaggcacttcctttgagtACTTGGATGTAAAACGTGCCAAAGAGAGAGCAAGGCCGGCACACACAAGATGCGCCTCCCCCAGTACCTCCGCGCCCGTCAAGGAATGAGGCGTCATCCTACGTGCGTCCAACCTCTTCGGCTATTGAGTGGCCTTCGCTACCACTAAGGGCTTCCGGAGGAGATGCTCCTTCGGCGCTCCCCAAGTGCCGGGAGGGTAATgaaaggcttggaaatgaaaaggtgatagacatgcttaaacagctagtaaacactATATGCATATATTATACTCTCCGGATTGGCAACGCCAACTGCACTATCGGTCGTGAAGGCGTTAGATGCTACGGAGCCgctattagcggctctaaaataagggtgttaatcatggctctcacgataaaacactggacatgggaacagaagatgcatcattctgttttaatgcaatggaatgctcgaggtctgcgcggccgcatgtctgactttaggcaacGAGTCTTCAAATACCGCTTCCCAGTCATCGTGATATGCGAGCCAAATCTCACGTCGGAATTTCGCCTTTCCTGATACGTTAAGCTCTGTTCACGTGAAGATGGACCCAAGAGCAAAGTGTTGTGGACACAAGGACACAAAGCAATGTGTATACGCAGTGACATGACGTTTGTGCGGAACACgatcactccacatgacagcaatgaatatgtgtgtgtgacactaaaaCATAAACTACATCTGTTTTCGGtcatcggcgcctacatacctcctagacaaAGACTTAACTCTCTTATCTATCCACTGTGTTACAAAGTTCCCCAGGCCctcatgttgttattggagacttcaaCGCTCATCTTCCTTACTGGCgaagtgccgcaatgaactgtcgaGGTAGGAACTTGGACTTCATAGACACTGAAGGTCTGGCTGTCATCAACGATGGATCTCCAACTTACATCCGCAGCACTACCTACGGAAGTTGCTTAGACCTCACTATTGTATCTCAGAGCCTCCTGCCCTTATTCAACtggtgcttggacatagaaacgcatgggagcgatcatataccaacatatgtGCAGATGtagtggtttgtgcaatcaactgCATCTGCTCTACGCTGCACTGAttggtccacattctctacatctgtcgaagagtgctgcggagacatcacttcaccatctgatatagaagacattattgtatcatcagtgcagaagacaactaagttcatcagtgcacctacatccagaacggcgattgatattgaatatgaacggctccgagcgatccgtcgtagagcggaaaggaaggttaggcgaactcaatcATCACCAGACCTTGCcttatgtcgacgagctcaacgaaaCATAaggcgtcaccttcaaaaaatggcaaaacaacggtggaggaccttctgttcgtctctggatCCTCAAAAGTCACTTTCTAGGATCTGGGAGATAGTacgaagccttcgtgcccctcctcagcaaaaacatcctttccgtgctctTGCACTTCACCAATCtctgacggaagtgcaggttgccgaagacttctgtaagagagtcaCCCACACCGATGTTcagcatgtccaacattggatcgGCCCGTACTACCTCCTAAAGATGatcgtcttgaccttcctttcatgatgccggaattggaagctACACTTGTCGCGTCGAGACGATCTTCTGCCCCTGGACCTTACGGTATTTCATATACTGCTCCGTGCCACCTTGggatggaaggtcggaaagtcctgctgtcatactataacgccacgtggtcatccagtacagtcccgaagcagtggaaaaccagccgtttggtggccctcttaaagccaggaaaatcgccttacgaaatgtcatcttaccggccagtagctttagctaactgtgtcggtaaggtgatggaacggatggtgCTCACTAGAttagaatggttcatggaaaagaatgagctttatcctgaaatgatgaccggatttagacgtggcTGGTCTGTAAAagatggggtcattgatctcgtgtccacAATCGAACACGAAAAGAAGCGACACCtacttgtaggagcagttttcttagacataaaaggagcttatgacaatgtactgcacgaagccattcttgatgccctcagtaatttaggcatcggcggccgtctctacatgtggattgaaaattacctagatggtagtacagtcttcatgtccacgaatgatggcgaaacgacaagacacgctgtggtccgtggagtgcctcaaggaggactTCTCAGCCCGaatcttttcaatgttgcccttattggccttgcggaaataattcctgatgCAGTACGCATCAGTACACCTACGCagacgacgtatgcatatgggcatccgcagtcacgcgaccgcaaattcgtgccagattgcagcgagctgtttctttaacgtctcagtacctgcaggGCCAAGGACTACAACTTGCCCCAGACAAGTGCACTGCGATAGCGTACACACGGAAGCTTACGtgttggtatccaattatgatcaatggaaatgccatcccatatgtcaccaaccacaaatacctcggcgttgtcattgaccgcggcgtttcatggtcgaaacatgtggcaatgttaaagaaaaaaataactgggcttgctcaagttttttGCTTTCTGGCCAGTAAGAAgtggggtccatctgagcattcgctactccggctgtaccaggctctgTACGTCGGAcacattcggtatagcctgccagttttatcaagtatgagcccaTCATGTTTacgtacgctggaaagtgcccaggcacagatgctgaaaacatgtctcggtgttccacgttgcacctcaacccaCGGAACAATcgaggaggctcgcgtcacccctttacctgtctatctgCGATGCGAACCTCTTAtagtattcctgcgactgctttgccgtcaTGGACACCATCCCTTATCGACATTACCCGATATACagccggactccactttttcaagagccgttaaatgccaagaatctgccataccagcatactttgccccggctgaccttccacatatgcccccatgggtaatgtccaaaataccggtacgtctattTGTTCCGGGgatttctaaaaaatcgcgaattcctaccgtcggcctcagacatttaacacttgaatatatatcgaaagaatatgactcctcggtgagcgtgtatacagacggatcggtctcgtcgtatgcgtctggtgcggctttcgtcgtgcctgcgcatcaagtcattcgacggtttcgtcagCATagcaagacgactacaacatctatgGAACTAGTGGCAATCAGAGAGGCTGTTCAGTATAtttcgcgacagcctcctcaaatatggacagtcttcagtgatgcaaaatcggctcttcaactacttagagtggtgttgaaagaaagcgcttacagagtgttgcctcttcaaactgccgagctctacactttagcacaagaaaacggccaccacatcacatttcagtggattcccagtcactgtggtatacagggcaacgaactggccgacgccgaaacGAAGAAAACACTCGAAGAACaagagtcactgctttcaattcctttttcaagagcggacgccaaccgtctcctctccagtgtcatccgaaaattgacagcaaagcagtgggacaatccggataatcggcacagacgactccagagattggaccctaccatgaattttaggctaccaccgaaaattcaacgaagttgtgccagtcttctgcacaggcTAAGGCTGGGGCTacgtagcgtttacgcgcggtaCGTGCActtcatgcgacgcaccgagtctccacactgtgaggtgtgcaatgtgcctgagactataggtcatgtgctttgtgactgccctaagtacgtggaagagcgtgaaAGGTTGGACaacgaccttacgcgtctcgacagcgcactgttgtcggaggacgttattttaggcccttggccagatgctcaatcgagtttcaaggccatccaggcattgcataactttttaaaaattacggg
This Dermacentor albipictus isolate Rhodes 1998 colony chromosome 1, USDA_Dalb.pri_finalv2, whole genome shotgun sequence DNA region includes the following protein-coding sequences:
- the LOC135896227 gene encoding uncharacterized protein, translated to MQLVAFVDCIASDGEQQLPLCTLLLKSAQRHLPQQQARRPASAYRRRTQGRTIMLQTTEFSTHRVQGPSSGALTKHSLQGFARSDFHQPAACGELHCAHMRKRHHWSSFPSLHARSHFDGREPHRIRALEAGQVSNGGVVAALSTVAVLDQEIRDLGARMLQSLDLMLLYQRFQRSYLCLHSFHATSHGSSCKFLAALVVVLPLILQSIELFLRRMAGYRVRDESFNVVTHPYAADVNLDQRETFNAAIQPYEAAVSQDEHDRFNAVTPPFNDEAVEYAEENCVYAPTRPEQTHRYLLLGASELSFVLWEESQPCCENDSGDGEDDDFCVPTKRDFPPQKVHALLKYWREKRSVAEENYKSHKTPQLSPKNSIDETPPRGYLGNKLGAARKAIQKKTGLQASYRRLQME